Genomic segment of Octadecabacter arcticus 238:
GGGAAGAGGCCTCCTCGGGTGGCTTCCTTGAACAATGGGCAATGAGCCTAATGTTGATGAATGTTTCCACCCGTAAGTATGACCGAGCTGTACGGCTGCCCGAAGCGAAGGTGCCTAATAAGGCAGGGAGCGGGCTGTCCAGGTCAGCAGTTTCGCGTCGCTTCAAAGCACTCACCCAAGCGCGCCTGGATGAGTGGATGTCATCTGATCTATCGGAGCTTGACCTTGTAGCGATCCAGATCGACGGGCTGCATTTGGACGATCATTTGTTGGTGCTTGCGGCCGTGGGTGTGGAGGTTTCAGGCGAAAAGCACCCTCTGGGCGTCATTGAAGGGGCGACCGAGAACGCCGCGACGGTTCAGGCGCTTTTGGACAATCTGATAGAGCGTGGGCTCGATCCAGCGGGCTGCTATTTGTTCATCGTAGATGGGGCTAAGGCACTGACCAAGGCAATTCGGCGCACATTTGGTGCCGATATTCCCATCCAAAGATGCCAGATACACAAGGCCCGCAACATAACTGACAGGCTTCCTCCAAAGCTGCACGCCTCCGTACGCCGCGCGCTGAAGCAAGCATGGGAGCTTGATGATGCCGACAAAGCCGAGCGGTTGATGCGGAATCTTGCCCAGCGACTAGAGCTTGAGGCTCCGGACGTTTCAAAGTCGATCCTTGAGGGCCTAGACGAAATTCTAACTGTTGTTAGGTTGGGGCTACCTGTGGAATTGAGACGCTCATTGGCCAGCACCAACATCATTGAATCTATGAACAGCGTGATCCGACAGGTCTGTCGAAACGTCAAACGCTGGCGCGATGCAAAAATGGCGCTGCGCTGGACAGGGGCTGGTATGCTGGAAGCCGCGAAAGGCTTCCGCCGCCTAAAGGCCTACAAGCAACTCCCCATTCTCAAGCAAGCTTTGCTAGATCATCGCAATACCGTAACGCTTGACCAAATCAAGGACGTCGCCTAACCATCAATCAAGCAGCGCCACTCGCCCGATTTTCAACATCGTACGGGACATCCCCGTGTATCTCCTTTGGTTGGGCTGCTGTCTTCCAACAACAATTCAACCAGATACGCCGCCAACCTTCAAACCACTCAAACACCAGATTCAGTCATAGCTCGAGTTCGCACAGCGGCAGAAGGCAGTTTGTAACTGAACTTGCTGACAAAGGCGTTAATGCGCGTGTTGTGCAAGCTTTGGCGCGACACAAGCACTTGAACACAACCATGCGCTACATTGATTTGAACGAGAACAAACTGCGTGCTGCTGTTGAGTTGGTTAGCTACTAAGTATTTGCACTATGCCTCTCAGCCCCAAGTACAACCATCTTGCCCCAAGTGTACAAGATGCAAAAATCGTGTGTTTTTGAACTTAAACCACTATTTAAGTAACATGCTTAACTGGTTTGATGGGTTTTTTTGGGCTTAGTTTCCGCTCCTTACTCCGTAACCGCGTCGCGTTTTTCTCAAAGTCGTTTGTCTGTGTACGTTTGGTGCGTATCGGCTTGCTTTTTAGCTGCGCGTTACCGTCCAAAATCTCCCATATGTGCAAAATCACCACCTCAAATCTGTAAGTACTTCAGTGCTTAAAACTGCGCTGCAAAATCTTTGTCAGCCAACTACCCCTTCAAGCGTCAAATATTTATGCACGAAAATTCTACGCCTAAATTACGTCGTCATCTCGCAGCTTCAAAAAGCTTTCAAGTTGCACTGTTGTTGCATCATCACGCTCGTCTGCCCCAGCTGCTTTAAGTTCCAAGTCACGTATTGCGCACTCAACAGCATCAAGCTTTATGTCTCGTTTCGTGCGTTTATGACTTACCAGCCCGCCACCGTTATTATCCAAGCTTCTGCTTGTAACAACTACCGGAACTGTACCTGGTTCAAATCCGAACGC
This window contains:
- a CDS encoding IS256-like element ISOan3 family transposase, with the translated sequence MKKTITASAGLASASNVHQLVETAWDKVGESFEQFCLTAGVASLVQMFGEDADTLAGGRYEHCTDKPGHRWGTAKGQVGFHGGKIELERPRVRDKVTGKEIVLPSWEEASSGGFLEQWAMSLMLMNVSTRKYDRAVRLPEAKVPNKAGSGLSRSAVSRRFKALTQARLDEWMSSDLSELDLVAIQIDGLHLDDHLLVLAAVGVEVSGEKHPLGVIEGATENAATVQALLDNLIERGLDPAGCYLFIVDGAKALTKAIRRTFGADIPIQRCQIHKARNITDRLPPKLHASVRRALKQAWELDDADKAERLMRNLAQRLELEAPDVSKSILEGLDEILTVVRLGLPVELRRSLASTNIIESMNSVIRQVCRNVKRWRDAKMALRWTGAGMLEAAKGFRRLKAYKQLPILKQALLDHRNTVTLDQIKDVA
- a CDS encoding tyrosine-type recombinase/integrase, whose translation is MSFGWAAVFQQQFNQIRRQPSNHSNTRFSHSSSSHSGRRQFVTELADKGVNARVVQALARHKHLNTTMRYIDLNENKLRAAVELVSY